Proteins from one SAR324 cluster bacterium genomic window:
- a CDS encoding amidohydrolase family protein, whose translation MLNIPETKPGHCLQAKFVDGIQELGRRGLLFDICIRPSEISDAAKLVATCPETTFVIDNCGNADPHLVNGEKNLGEKHDGSPFWHTAKGWKEDIAALGALPSTFCKISGIVARAQEGWNAETLTPTINHCLDSFGEDRVIFGGDWPVCLFETQLNQWVAAYWEVLSKRSEIFQKKAMYSNAIQLYQLHGS comes from the coding sequence ATGCTTAATATTCCTGAGACCAAACCCGGACATTGCTTACAAGCTAAGTTTGTAGATGGAATACAAGAATTGGGTAGGCGTGGGCTGCTGTTTGACATCTGTATCCGCCCTTCAGAAATTTCTGATGCAGCCAAGCTCGTTGCCACCTGTCCTGAGACAACTTTTGTCATCGATAATTGTGGGAATGCTGATCCTCACCTAGTCAATGGAGAAAAAAACCTTGGAGAGAAACACGATGGATCGCCTTTCTGGCACACAGCTAAGGGTTGGAAAGAGGACATCGCAGCTCTCGGGGCCTTACCCAGTACCTTTTGCAAGATTTCTGGAATCGTTGCTAGGGCTCAAGAGGGATGGAATGCTGAAACTCTAACACCAACTATCAACCACTGTTTGGATAGTTTTGGTGAGGATCGGGTAATTTTTGGTGGAGACTGGCCTGTTTGTCTGTTTGAAACTCAGTTGAACCAGTGGGTTGCTGCTTATTGGGAGGTATTGTCGAAACGAAGTGAGATTTTCCAAAAGAAAGCAATGTACAGTAACGCGATCCAACTCTACCAACTTCATGGGTCCTAA